A genome region from Lucilia cuprina isolate Lc7/37 chromosome 3, ASM2204524v1, whole genome shotgun sequence includes the following:
- the LOC111680668 gene encoding cytoplasmic dynein 1 intermediate chain-like — protein sequence MCKFSSNLPPGILSPGLPKVMDMPPALTPIDKEENPWNYLKEKRKKILVEKVEEIVLSEDFQNSLKRVSLAMEKVISTNRNIYVDYIGGTNYDWDYENNSKGPISLNQNFYDKSITDERCITCIDWSSHNTDQIAASYYKNEPDTLTNAEGDVIIWNRNFKTETPEHVFYCHSPVMSICFTKFNPNLIIGATYSGQIVLWDNRVKTSIPIQCTKLNSKAHNQPIYCLRVIDNDDSSHNIISISSDGKMCSWSLDMLGLPLDVMQLQLEVSEKVKKPITVNCMDFPSNGINNMIIGAEDGCVYSAFRFGYASGITNRYEKHEAPITSISTHYNQDTSTNFGNLFLTSSLDCTIKLWSLESEQPLHTLKNNYDYVMDLAWSPIHPALFVAVDGAGHIDLYNLNDNIQEPIKSITSKGDTAINRLKWHKDGQHIAVGTDNGELCVYNIVEDLANPVNTDWPTFSETLYDIRLNCAIESCE from the exons ATGTGTAAGTTTTCATCAAATTTACCACCTGGTATTTTAAGTCCTGGCTTACCCAAAGTAATGGATATGCCACCGGCATTAACTCCTATAGATAAAGAAGAAAATCCTTGGAACTATTTAAAGGAAAAGAGAAAAA aaatattggtGGAAAAAGTTGAAGAAATAGTTTTATCGgaagattttcaaaattctcTCAAACGCGTTAGTCTTGCTATGGAGAAAGTTATAAGCACGAATAGAAACATATATGTTGACTATATTGGTGGGACAAATTATGATTGGGATTATGAAAACAATTCAAAGGGGCCAAttagtttaaatcaaaatttctatGATAAAAGTATAACCGATGAACGTTGTATTACATGTATAGACTGGTCCTCCCATAATACTGATCAAATAGCTGCGTCATATTATAAAAATGAg CCAGATACTCTGACAAATGCTGAAGGAGATGTTATAATTTGGAACCGTAATTTTAAGACAGAAACACCAGAACATGTATTCTATTGTCATAGTCCTGTTATGTcgatttgttttacaaaattcaatCCTAACTTAATAATAGGAGCCACATATTCGGGTCAAATTGTGTTGTGGGACAATCGGGTTAAAACCTCAATACCGATACAATGCACAAAGTTAAACTCAAAAGCACATAATCAACCTATATACTGTTTACGTGTAATTGATAATGATGATAGTTCGCATAATATAATATCTATATCTTCGGATGGTAAAATGTGTTCTTGGAGTTTGGATATGCTGGGCTTGCCTTTGGATGTTATGCAATTGCAATTAGAAGTCTCGGAAAAGGTAAAAAAGCCTATAACTGTTAATTGTATGGATTTTCCTTCGAATGGTATAAATAATATGATTATAGGTGCAGAAGATGGTTGTGTATATTCGG CTTTTCGTTTCGGTTATGCGTCTGGCATAACAAATCGTTATGAAAAACATGAAGCTCCCATTACGAGCATCTCTACGCACTATAATCAAGATACATCGAcgaattttggaaatttatttcttacttcatCCTTAGATTGTACCATTAAATTATGGTCTCTAGAAAGTGAGCAACCTTTACACACTCTTAAAAATAACTATGACTATGTTATGGACTTGGCCTGGTCACCCATACATCCAGCTCTTTTTGTTGCCGTCGATGGTGCTGGTCATATAGATTTATATAATCTTAATGACAATATACAAGAACCCATAAAATCTATAACATCTAAAGGAGATACAGCTATAAACCGTTTGAAATGGCATAAGGATGGACAACACATTGCGGTTGGTACTGATAATGGTGAATTGTGTGTGTATAATATTGTGGAGGATCTAGCAAATCCAGTTAATACTGATTGGCCGACGTTTAGTGAAACACTTTATGATATAAGATTGAATTGTGCCATTGAAAGTTGTGaataa
- the LOC124418907 gene encoding uncharacterized protein LOC124418907 codes for MEDNSNSTKYTGKYDNQIKLRKAKLEKMRKERQILQYDKLMREKTAQVNSEENRLKKETREKAKEINDLEISKIQEEINKLKDSPNSEHSYCTIEYEVKTVEDKIR; via the exons ATGGAGGATAATTCGAATTCTACAAAATATACTGGGAAATATGATAATCAAATAAAACTACGAAAAgctaaattagaaaaaatgcgTAAAGAAAGACAAATATTACAGTATGATAAGTTAATGCGTGAAAAGACGGCTCAAGTAAATTCGGaagaaaatcgtttaaaaaaagaaacacgagaaaaagctaaagaaataaatgattt agaaattagtaaaattcaggaggaaataaataaattaaaggacAGTCCTAATAGTGAACACTCTTATTGTACAATTGAATATGAAGTAAAAACGGTTGAAGATAAAATAAGGTGA